A portion of the Salmo trutta chromosome 1, fSalTru1.1, whole genome shotgun sequence genome contains these proteins:
- the LOC115197316 gene encoding supervillin isoform X4, whose amino-acid sequence MDTIENPALEPRSERIARYKAERRRELQERYGNMEELPSKWVRRDGTLMNSDGAPPSTDRILSGGVNGRAGGAEGGRRESNTPLESEPRRVSNGFEADTAADPTCIRRQCSSGSAGMLSRGESLAPPGPPGPDAAQLQTRVSVGQLRSALLQQTGTGTQPEKVSPDSGRAASSLDLAVKPGSEGGRRCTRRYHPGVSGGGRKTTERFRTQPITACEVQESGGLLEAEEEENAKADVKTDDRAKMSVAAKMSLFKELEKTAAPEASSFLKPRSGSATYERRGRRGNEHRSLTQPITCEEMVVATSSTPQPAESGEAQAVQAEAEAVEDDENSKLTMSEKLALFNKLSLPGNQGDAGPHAPPERRRQKGARYRTQPITVEELQKGPIQLPPLRLFPTLSDRQQEQSVNLRPSEVRQAQPRPGADVEPNTGPHPSQQGLQQRRGSEPGEIRGILRKSPSGGPEWDRDGDTMWEGRQQDQNGGGERGNGVEERGAERHDNVPVPRRERPASSAPWRQRNRNRRETVAVCADRPSSEQSHPQEERQMDPPGNTSGRDRLSDASREEEEEERGSRVSRDTPPRQHVLVTLADQRKEDSEISHDAPAVNPQCWDPVFSSVYSNSTPQYVMCYNQTSSSFEAQEVSSPTQPLSQPQWRQKHARPVEEEELPQASVAERMRTLQESEEQWKTRGRGAANDSAQYTVAGRMAKGGLVSPVSDIHETPPSHTKRPSTGATATACPYEEISSHPGMEVGEDTKLDKLDSIVDRLNTAPQDTPLEVTSGRVKEVMTPDDREVSPPSPSALPAGAGAATGTDPEQDLSALCQTNTPMLTSEVAQHRRSVRPSRRTQGSRNPLRALAARDDIRQDFMGERVTMATVNTNRTQVEKMVKNSNMADSTLASLASTEDFSNVDLRDVTSTESMTNNNNLPISNLMLIHIKGWHHVQVRLVEPTARSLNSGDCFLLVTPTHCILWSGEFANTREKAKASELASLIQTQGDLGCRACGVNHLEEGVNTDNSLASDFWNLLGGKTQYRGAGAPEEDELYESGVVESNCLYRLVENRLVPHEQAWASIPTVSLLGSTEALVFDFGSEVYLWHGKDVAPGDRSVAVQLAQQVWGGPYDYSNCRVNPLDPTHCNPSIQPQGERRPGWALFGCVSEHKETALFREKFLDWAGDKEETTAMVVEEAQTAIPVLPQQSPLPQQPQQQLECVSLCACDAKALVAGQGVAVPGALVVSTVLEGVDVQRGHGVVPLEDGRQVELSTVAVDTWHIQEFEDSEAQLESPGQLHEGDTYLVRWTYTLSPADQSGEPGRECSAVFIWQGRHSSINGRGASALTSHEGTQVMVPQGQEPPCFLQLFQGGLVIHKGCRADTTNNTGVWRLFCVRGELPEEASLLEVDCSCGSLRSRGSLILLNSQQGALYLWHGCKVHASSREAGKRAVERLTQMCPSELGLSSDSPSRVQEVEEGAEPVEFGNAIGQQDRKAYDCMLQDPGKYNFTPRLFHLSTRSSTFLGEELQSPARLPGVVMAMPFVQESLYFVPQPALFLLDNCMELYLWQAGEPEDSQTAGSACIRWANERRCAMQTVLQYCKERNPRRPLQAYLIQDGAEPLTFTNVFPRWEKRPTPTTQGEAGRVKLTLVQDALAQLSKTQYPLEELLQTPLPEGVDPQRLEIYLSDHDFQTILEMKRDEYDSLPNWKQISLKKSKGLY is encoded by the exons ATGGACACTATAGAGAACCCCGCCTTGGAGCCCAGATCGGAGCGGATTGCCCGCTACAAGGCCGAAAGGAGGCGGGAGCTACAAGAACGCTATGGCAACATGGAGGAGCTCCCATCCAAGTGGGTGAGGAGGGATGGGACTCTCATGAACTCAGACGGCGCACCTCCCTCCACAGACAGGATCCTCTCTGGGGGGGTGAACGGCAGAGCGGGGGGGGCGGAGGGGGGCAGGAGGGAGAGCAACACCCCTCTGGAGTCAGAACCGAGGAGAGTCTCCAACGGCTTTGAGGCAGACACTGCTGCAGACCCAACATGCATCCGAAG GCAGTGTTCTTCTGGCTCTGCCGGCATGTTGAGTAGGGGGGAGTCCCTAGCTCCCCCAGGCCCCCCTGGACCCGACGCGGCCCAGCTGCAAACGCGGGTGTCGGTGGGCCAGTTGAGGAGTGCCCTGCTGCAGCAGACCGGGACTGGAACACAGCCTGAGAAAGT TAGTCCTGACAGTGGCCGTGCGGCCTCTTCCCTTGACCTGGCTGTAAAGCCGGGCTCGGAGGGGGGACGGCGGTGCACCCGTCGCTACCACCCTGGGGTGTCGGGCGGGGGCCGCAAAACCACCGAGCGCTTCAGGACACAGCCGATCACAGCCTGTGAGGTGCAGGAGAGCGGCGG ACTGCTAgaggcagaggaagaggagaacgcGAAAG CTGATGTGAAGACAGACGACAGAGCCAAGATGAGTGTGGCGGCCAAGATGTCTCTGTTTAAA GAGCTAGAGAAGACAGCAGCCCCTGAGGCCTCCTCCTTTCTGAAGCCTCGCTCTGGCAGCGCCACGTATGAACGCAGAGGACGCCGCGGCAACGAGCACCGCTCACTCACTCAGCCAATTACCtgtgaggagatggtggtggccACCAG CAGCACCCCCCAGCCAGCAGAGTCAGGCGAGGCCCAGGCTGTGCAGGCCGAGGCGGAGGCGGTGGAGGACGATGAGAACAGTAAGCTGACTATGAGTGAGAAGCTGGCTCTGTTCAACAAGCTGTCCCTTCCAGGGAACCAGGGGGACGCCGGTCCCCATGCCCCCCCAGAGAGACGCAGGCAGAAGGGGGCACGCTACCGCACACAGCCCATCACCGTGGAGGAG CTCCAGAAAGGCCCCATCCAGCTGCCCCCGCTGCGCCTGTTCCCCACCCTCTCCGACCGGCAGCAGGAGCAGTCCGTCAACCTGAGGCCCAGTGAGGTGCGTCAGGCCCAGCCTCGACCCGGGGCCGACGTGGAGCCTAACACAGGACCTCACCCATCCCAGCAGGGCCTGCAGCAGCGCAGGGGCTCTGAGCCAGGAGAGATCAGAGGCATCCTGAGGAAGAGCCCCTCTGGAGGACCAGAATGGGACCGAGACGGAGACACTATGTGGGAGGGCAGACAGCAGGACCAgaatggaggaggggagagggggaatggggtggaggagaggggggcagagagacatGATAATGTACCAGTGCCTCGTAGAGAGAGACCAGCATCCTCTGCCCCCTGGAGacagaggaacaggaacaggagggAGACGGTGGCCGTGTGTGCAGACAGGCCATCCTCAGAGCAGAGTCACCCCCAGGAGGAGAGGCAGATGGACCCCCCTGGGAACACCTCTGGGAGAGACAG GTTGTCAGATGCttccagggaggaggaagaggaggagagggggagcaggGTGAGCAGAGACACCCCTCCCAGACAACACGTCCTGGTGACCTTGGCGGACCAGAGGAAG GAAGACAGTGAGATCTCCCATGATGCACCAGCTGTCAACCCTCAGTGCTGG gATCCTGTCTTTTCCTCTGTCTATTCTAACAGTACACCTCAATATGTCATGTGTTACAATCAG acCAGCTCTTCCTTTGAGGCCCAGGAGGTATCCTCTCCTACCCAGCCGCTCTCTCAGCCCCAATGGAGACAGAAg CACGCTAGACCAGTAGAAGAGGAGGAGCTGCCACAGGCGTCGGTGGCTGAGCGCATGAGAACCCTACAGGAGAGTGAGGAGCAGTGGAAGACCAGAGGGAGAGGAGCCGCCAACGACTCAGCCCAGTACACTGTTGCCGGGCGCATGGCGAAAGGAG GTTTGGTGTCCCCTGTATCGGACATACACGAGACCCCTCCATCTCACACTAAGAGACCCTCCACAGGAGCCACAGCAACAGCATGCCCATATGAAG AGATCTCCAGTCACCCTGGGATGGAGGTTGGAGAGGACACAAAGCTGGACAAACTGGATTCCATTGTGGACAGGCTGAATA ccGCTCCCCAGGACACGCCCCTGGAGGTGACATCAGGGAGGGTGAAGGAGGTCATGACCCCTGATGACAGGGAGGTGTCGCCCCCCTCACCCTCTGCCCTCCCCGCTGGGGCTGGTGCTGCCACTGGAACTGACCCAGAACAAGACCTCAGTGCCCTCTGCCAGACCAACACAcctat gctgaCATCAGAAGTAGCGCAGCACAGGCGGTCGGTGCGTCCGTCCCGTAGGACCCAGGGCTCCCGGAACCCTCTGCGTGCTCTGGCGGCCCGCGATGACATCAGACAGGACTTCATGGGAGAGAGAGTCACCATGGCTACCGTGAACACTAACAGGACACAAGTGGAGAAGA TGGTCAAGAATTCCAACATGGCTGACTCAACTCTAGCAAGTCTGGCCAGTACAGAGGACTTCAGTAACGTCGATCTGCGTGATGTCACTTCCACAGAGTCAATGACGAACAACAACAACCTGCCCATCAGCAACCTCATGCTCATTCACATCAAAG GTTGGCATCATGTGCAAGTGCGTCTGGTGGAgcccactgccaggtctctgaacaGTGGAGACTGCTTCCTGCTGGTCACACCCACTCACTGCATCCTGTGGAGCGGAGAGTTCGCCAACACCAGAGAGAAAGCCAAG GCGTCAGAGCTGGCATCGTTGATCCAGACACAGGGGGATCTGGGATGCCGGGCCTGTGGGGTCAACCACCTAGAGGAGGGGGTCAATACTGACAACAGCCTGGCCTCTGACTTCTGGAACCTTCTGGGAGGAAAGACACAATACAGAG GAGCGGGAGCCCCAGAAGAGGATGAGCTATATGAGAGTGGGGTGGTGGAGTCTAACTGTTTGTACAGGCTGGtggagaacagactggtaccccaTGAGCAGGCCTGGGCATCCATCCCCACTGTCTCCCTACTGGGATCCACTGAG GCCCTGGTGTTTGACTTTGGCAGCGAGGTGTACCTGTGGCATGGGAAGGATGTTGCCCCTGGCGACAGGAGTGTGGCTGTACAGCTGGCCCAGCAGGTGTGGGGTGGTCCCTACGACTACAGCAACTGTAGGGTCAACCCACTGGACCCCACACACTGCAACCCCAGCATACAGCC GCAAGGTGAAAGACGGCCCGGCTGGGCTCTGTTTGGCTGTGTCTCTGAGCACAAGGAGACAGCCCTCTTCAGGGAGAAGTTTCTGGACTGGGCTGGAGATAAGGAGGAGACCACTGCAATGGTGGTGGAGGAGGCACAG ACTGCCATTCCGGTGTTGCCCCAGCAGAGTCCCCTGCCCCAGCAGCCCCAGCAGCAGTtagagtgtgtgtctctgtgtgcgtgtgatgCCAAGGCGCTGGTGGCAGGGCAGGGGGTGGCGGTGCCAGGGGCCTTGGTGGTCTCTACAGTCCTGGAGGGGGTGGACGTTCAGAGGGGTCATGGGGTCGTACCCCTGGAGGACGGGCGGCAGGTGGAGCTGAGCACTGTTGCCGTGGATACCTGGCACATTCAGGAGTTTGAGGACAGCGAGGCCCAGCTGGAGAGCCCAGGGCAGCTGCATGAAGGAGACACATACCTGGTCCGCTGGACCTATACTCTCAGCCCAGCGGATCAAAGCGGGGAGCCTGGGAGGGAGTGCTCTGCTGTCTTCATCTGGCAGGGCCGGCACTCCAGTATCAATGGGCGAGGCGCGTCTGCACTCACGAGTCATGAGGGAACACAG gtGATGGTGCCGCAGGGGCAGGAGCCTCCATGTTTCCTTCAGCTTTTCCAGGGAGGTCTGGTCATCCACAAAGGCTGCCGAGCGGACACCACCAACAACACAG GAGTCTGGCGTCTGTTCTGTGTGCGTGGGGAGCTGCCTGAGGAGGCCAGTCTGTTGGAGGTGGACTGTAGCTGTGGCAGCCTGCGCTCCCGAGGTTCTCTCATACTGCTCAACAGTCAACAGGGGGCACTCTACCTGTGGCATGGCTGTAAGGTCCACGCCAGCTCCCGGGAGGCAGGCAAGAGGGCTGTGGAGCGACTCACTCAGAT GTGCCCTTCTGAACTGGGCCTCAGCAGTGATAGCCCTTCGAGGGTGCAGGAAGTGGAGGAAGGGGCGGAGCCTGTTGAGTTTGGAAACGCTATTGGGCAGCAGGACAGGAAGGCCTATGACTGCATGCTACAAG ATCCAGGGAAGTATAACTTCACGCCACGCCTCTTCCATCTGAGCACCCGTTCCAGTACCTTCCTAGGGGAGGAGCTGCAGAGTCCTGCCCGGTTGCCAGGGGTTGTCATGGCAATGCCCTTTGTCCAGGAGAGCCTGTACTTTGTGCCACAGCCAG ccctgttcctgctGGATAACTGTATGGAGCTGTATCTGTGGCAGGCAGGTGAGCCTGAGGACAGTCAGACCGCTGGCTCAGCCTGTATCCGCTGGGCTAACGAGAGGAGGTGTGCCATGCAGACAGTGCTCCAGTACTGCAAAG AGAGGAACCCGAGGCGCCCCCTTCAGGCCTACCTCATCCAGGACGGAGCAGAACCCCTCACCTTCACCAACGTTTTCCCTCGCTGGGAGAAGAGACCCACACCCACCACACAG GGGGAGGCCGGGCGGGTCAAGCTGACCTTGGTGCAGGACGCCCTGGCCCAGCTCAGTAAGACCCAGTACCCCCTAGAGGAGCTGCTGCAGACCCCTCTGCCAGAGGGAGTGGACCCCCAGCGCCTGGAGATATACCTCTCCGACCACGACTTCCAG ACTATTttggagatgaagagagatgagTATGACTCCCTCCCAAACTGGAAACAAATCAGCCTGAAAAAAAGCAAAGGACtctattga
- the LOC115197316 gene encoding supervillin isoform X6 yields the protein MDTIENPALEPRSERIARYKAERRRELQERYGNMEELPSKWVRRDGTLMNSDGAPPSTDRILSGGVNGRAGGAEGGRRESNTPLESEPRRVSNGFEADTAADPTCIRRQCSSGSAGMLSRGESLAPPGPPGPDAAQLQTRVSVGQLRSALLQQTGTGTQPEKVSPDSGRAASSLDLAVKPGSEGGRRCTRRYHPGVSGGGRKTTERFRTQPITACEVQESGGLLEAEEEENAKADVKTDDRAKMSVAAKMSLFKELEKTAAPEASSFLKPRSGSATYERRGRRGNEHRSLTQPITCEEMVVATSSTPQPAESGEAQAVQAEAEAVEDDENSKLTMSEKLALFNKLSLPGNQGDAGPHAPPERRRQKGARYRTQPITVEEVSLLQKGPIQLPPLRLFPTLSDRQQEQSVNLRPSEVRQAQPRPGADVEPNTGPHPSQQGLQQRRGSEPGEIRGILRKSPSGGPEWDRDGDTMWEGRQQDQNGGGERGNGVEERGAERHDNVPVPRRERPASSAPWRQRNRNRRETVAVCADRPSSEQSHPQEERQMDPPGNTSGRDRLSDASREEEEEERGSRVSRDTPPRQHVLVTLADQRKTSSSFEAQEVSSPTQPLSQPQWRQKHARPVEEEELPQASVAERMRTLQESEEQWKTRGRGAANDSAQYTVAGRMAKGGLVSPVSDIHETPPSHTKRPSTGATATACPYEEISSHPGMEVGEDTKLDKLDSIVDRLNTAPQDTPLEVTSGRVKEVMTPDDREVSPPSPSALPAGAGAATGTDPEQDLSALCQTNTPMLTSEVAQHRRSVRPSRRTQGSRNPLRALAARDDIRQDFMGERVTMATVNTNRTQVEKMVKNSNMADSTLASLASTEDFSNVDLRDVTSTESMTNNNNLPISNLMLIHIKGWHHVQVRLVEPTARSLNSGDCFLLVTPTHCILWSGEFANTREKAKASELASLIQTQGDLGCRACGVNHLEEGVNTDNSLASDFWNLLGGKTQYRGAGAPEEDELYESGVVESNCLYRLVENRLVPHEQAWASIPTVSLLGSTEALVFDFGSEVYLWHGKDVAPGDRSVAVQLAQQVWGGPYDYSNCRVNPLDPTHCNPSIQPQGERRPGWALFGCVSEHKETALFREKFLDWAGDKEETTAMVVEEAQTAIPVLPQQSPLPQQPQQQLECVSLCACDAKALVAGQGVAVPGALVVSTVLEGVDVQRGHGVVPLEDGRQVELSTVAVDTWHIQEFEDSEAQLESPGQLHEGDTYLVRWTYTLSPADQSGEPGRECSAVFIWQGRHSSINGRGASALTSHEGTQVMVPQGQEPPCFLQLFQGGLVIHKGCRADTTNNTGVWRLFCVRGELPEEASLLEVDCSCGSLRSRGSLILLNSQQGALYLWHGCKVHASSREAGKRAVERLTQMCPSELGLSSDSPSRVQEVEEGAEPVEFGNAIGQQDRKAYDCMLQDPGKYNFTPRLFHLSTRSSTFLGEELQSPARLPGVVMAMPFVQESLYFVPQPALFLLDNCMELYLWQAGEPEDSQTAGSACIRWANERRCAMQTVLQYCKERNPRRPLQAYLIQDGAEPLTFTNVFPRWEKRPTPTTQGEAGRVKLTLVQDALAQLSKTQYPLEELLQTPLPEGVDPQRLEIYLSDHDFQTILEMKRDEYDSLPNWKQISLKKSKGLY from the exons ATGGACACTATAGAGAACCCCGCCTTGGAGCCCAGATCGGAGCGGATTGCCCGCTACAAGGCCGAAAGGAGGCGGGAGCTACAAGAACGCTATGGCAACATGGAGGAGCTCCCATCCAAGTGGGTGAGGAGGGATGGGACTCTCATGAACTCAGACGGCGCACCTCCCTCCACAGACAGGATCCTCTCTGGGGGGGTGAACGGCAGAGCGGGGGGGGCGGAGGGGGGCAGGAGGGAGAGCAACACCCCTCTGGAGTCAGAACCGAGGAGAGTCTCCAACGGCTTTGAGGCAGACACTGCTGCAGACCCAACATGCATCCGAAG GCAGTGTTCTTCTGGCTCTGCCGGCATGTTGAGTAGGGGGGAGTCCCTAGCTCCCCCAGGCCCCCCTGGACCCGACGCGGCCCAGCTGCAAACGCGGGTGTCGGTGGGCCAGTTGAGGAGTGCCCTGCTGCAGCAGACCGGGACTGGAACACAGCCTGAGAAAGT TAGTCCTGACAGTGGCCGTGCGGCCTCTTCCCTTGACCTGGCTGTAAAGCCGGGCTCGGAGGGGGGACGGCGGTGCACCCGTCGCTACCACCCTGGGGTGTCGGGCGGGGGCCGCAAAACCACCGAGCGCTTCAGGACACAGCCGATCACAGCCTGTGAGGTGCAGGAGAGCGGCGG ACTGCTAgaggcagaggaagaggagaacgcGAAAG CTGATGTGAAGACAGACGACAGAGCCAAGATGAGTGTGGCGGCCAAGATGTCTCTGTTTAAA GAGCTAGAGAAGACAGCAGCCCCTGAGGCCTCCTCCTTTCTGAAGCCTCGCTCTGGCAGCGCCACGTATGAACGCAGAGGACGCCGCGGCAACGAGCACCGCTCACTCACTCAGCCAATTACCtgtgaggagatggtggtggccACCAG CAGCACCCCCCAGCCAGCAGAGTCAGGCGAGGCCCAGGCTGTGCAGGCCGAGGCGGAGGCGGTGGAGGACGATGAGAACAGTAAGCTGACTATGAGTGAGAAGCTGGCTCTGTTCAACAAGCTGTCCCTTCCAGGGAACCAGGGGGACGCCGGTCCCCATGCCCCCCCAGAGAGACGCAGGCAGAAGGGGGCACGCTACCGCACACAGCCCATCACCGTGGAGGAGGTCAGCCTG CTCCAGAAAGGCCCCATCCAGCTGCCCCCGCTGCGCCTGTTCCCCACCCTCTCCGACCGGCAGCAGGAGCAGTCCGTCAACCTGAGGCCCAGTGAGGTGCGTCAGGCCCAGCCTCGACCCGGGGCCGACGTGGAGCCTAACACAGGACCTCACCCATCCCAGCAGGGCCTGCAGCAGCGCAGGGGCTCTGAGCCAGGAGAGATCAGAGGCATCCTGAGGAAGAGCCCCTCTGGAGGACCAGAATGGGACCGAGACGGAGACACTATGTGGGAGGGCAGACAGCAGGACCAgaatggaggaggggagagggggaatggggtggaggagaggggggcagagagacatGATAATGTACCAGTGCCTCGTAGAGAGAGACCAGCATCCTCTGCCCCCTGGAGacagaggaacaggaacaggagggAGACGGTGGCCGTGTGTGCAGACAGGCCATCCTCAGAGCAGAGTCACCCCCAGGAGGAGAGGCAGATGGACCCCCCTGGGAACACCTCTGGGAGAGACAG GTTGTCAGATGCttccagggaggaggaagaggaggagagggggagcaggGTGAGCAGAGACACCCCTCCCAGACAACACGTCCTGGTGACCTTGGCGGACCAGAGGAAG acCAGCTCTTCCTTTGAGGCCCAGGAGGTATCCTCTCCTACCCAGCCGCTCTCTCAGCCCCAATGGAGACAGAAg CACGCTAGACCAGTAGAAGAGGAGGAGCTGCCACAGGCGTCGGTGGCTGAGCGCATGAGAACCCTACAGGAGAGTGAGGAGCAGTGGAAGACCAGAGGGAGAGGAGCCGCCAACGACTCAGCCCAGTACACTGTTGCCGGGCGCATGGCGAAAGGAG GTTTGGTGTCCCCTGTATCGGACATACACGAGACCCCTCCATCTCACACTAAGAGACCCTCCACAGGAGCCACAGCAACAGCATGCCCATATGAAG AGATCTCCAGTCACCCTGGGATGGAGGTTGGAGAGGACACAAAGCTGGACAAACTGGATTCCATTGTGGACAGGCTGAATA ccGCTCCCCAGGACACGCCCCTGGAGGTGACATCAGGGAGGGTGAAGGAGGTCATGACCCCTGATGACAGGGAGGTGTCGCCCCCCTCACCCTCTGCCCTCCCCGCTGGGGCTGGTGCTGCCACTGGAACTGACCCAGAACAAGACCTCAGTGCCCTCTGCCAGACCAACACAcctat gctgaCATCAGAAGTAGCGCAGCACAGGCGGTCGGTGCGTCCGTCCCGTAGGACCCAGGGCTCCCGGAACCCTCTGCGTGCTCTGGCGGCCCGCGATGACATCAGACAGGACTTCATGGGAGAGAGAGTCACCATGGCTACCGTGAACACTAACAGGACACAAGTGGAGAAGA TGGTCAAGAATTCCAACATGGCTGACTCAACTCTAGCAAGTCTGGCCAGTACAGAGGACTTCAGTAACGTCGATCTGCGTGATGTCACTTCCACAGAGTCAATGACGAACAACAACAACCTGCCCATCAGCAACCTCATGCTCATTCACATCAAAG GTTGGCATCATGTGCAAGTGCGTCTGGTGGAgcccactgccaggtctctgaacaGTGGAGACTGCTTCCTGCTGGTCACACCCACTCACTGCATCCTGTGGAGCGGAGAGTTCGCCAACACCAGAGAGAAAGCCAAG GCGTCAGAGCTGGCATCGTTGATCCAGACACAGGGGGATCTGGGATGCCGGGCCTGTGGGGTCAACCACCTAGAGGAGGGGGTCAATACTGACAACAGCCTGGCCTCTGACTTCTGGAACCTTCTGGGAGGAAAGACACAATACAGAG GAGCGGGAGCCCCAGAAGAGGATGAGCTATATGAGAGTGGGGTGGTGGAGTCTAACTGTTTGTACAGGCTGGtggagaacagactggtaccccaTGAGCAGGCCTGGGCATCCATCCCCACTGTCTCCCTACTGGGATCCACTGAG GCCCTGGTGTTTGACTTTGGCAGCGAGGTGTACCTGTGGCATGGGAAGGATGTTGCCCCTGGCGACAGGAGTGTGGCTGTACAGCTGGCCCAGCAGGTGTGGGGTGGTCCCTACGACTACAGCAACTGTAGGGTCAACCCACTGGACCCCACACACTGCAACCCCAGCATACAGCC GCAAGGTGAAAGACGGCCCGGCTGGGCTCTGTTTGGCTGTGTCTCTGAGCACAAGGAGACAGCCCTCTTCAGGGAGAAGTTTCTGGACTGGGCTGGAGATAAGGAGGAGACCACTGCAATGGTGGTGGAGGAGGCACAG ACTGCCATTCCGGTGTTGCCCCAGCAGAGTCCCCTGCCCCAGCAGCCCCAGCAGCAGTtagagtgtgtgtctctgtgtgcgtgtgatgCCAAGGCGCTGGTGGCAGGGCAGGGGGTGGCGGTGCCAGGGGCCTTGGTGGTCTCTACAGTCCTGGAGGGGGTGGACGTTCAGAGGGGTCATGGGGTCGTACCCCTGGAGGACGGGCGGCAGGTGGAGCTGAGCACTGTTGCCGTGGATACCTGGCACATTCAGGAGTTTGAGGACAGCGAGGCCCAGCTGGAGAGCCCAGGGCAGCTGCATGAAGGAGACACATACCTGGTCCGCTGGACCTATACTCTCAGCCCAGCGGATCAAAGCGGGGAGCCTGGGAGGGAGTGCTCTGCTGTCTTCATCTGGCAGGGCCGGCACTCCAGTATCAATGGGCGAGGCGCGTCTGCACTCACGAGTCATGAGGGAACACAG gtGATGGTGCCGCAGGGGCAGGAGCCTCCATGTTTCCTTCAGCTTTTCCAGGGAGGTCTGGTCATCCACAAAGGCTGCCGAGCGGACACCACCAACAACACAG GAGTCTGGCGTCTGTTCTGTGTGCGTGGGGAGCTGCCTGAGGAGGCCAGTCTGTTGGAGGTGGACTGTAGCTGTGGCAGCCTGCGCTCCCGAGGTTCTCTCATACTGCTCAACAGTCAACAGGGGGCACTCTACCTGTGGCATGGCTGTAAGGTCCACGCCAGCTCCCGGGAGGCAGGCAAGAGGGCTGTGGAGCGACTCACTCAGAT GTGCCCTTCTGAACTGGGCCTCAGCAGTGATAGCCCTTCGAGGGTGCAGGAAGTGGAGGAAGGGGCGGAGCCTGTTGAGTTTGGAAACGCTATTGGGCAGCAGGACAGGAAGGCCTATGACTGCATGCTACAAG ATCCAGGGAAGTATAACTTCACGCCACGCCTCTTCCATCTGAGCACCCGTTCCAGTACCTTCCTAGGGGAGGAGCTGCAGAGTCCTGCCCGGTTGCCAGGGGTTGTCATGGCAATGCCCTTTGTCCAGGAGAGCCTGTACTTTGTGCCACAGCCAG ccctgttcctgctGGATAACTGTATGGAGCTGTATCTGTGGCAGGCAGGTGAGCCTGAGGACAGTCAGACCGCTGGCTCAGCCTGTATCCGCTGGGCTAACGAGAGGAGGTGTGCCATGCAGACAGTGCTCCAGTACTGCAAAG AGAGGAACCCGAGGCGCCCCCTTCAGGCCTACCTCATCCAGGACGGAGCAGAACCCCTCACCTTCACCAACGTTTTCCCTCGCTGGGAGAAGAGACCCACACCCACCACACAG GGGGAGGCCGGGCGGGTCAAGCTGACCTTGGTGCAGGACGCCCTGGCCCAGCTCAGTAAGACCCAGTACCCCCTAGAGGAGCTGCTGCAGACCCCTCTGCCAGAGGGAGTGGACCCCCAGCGCCTGGAGATATACCTCTCCGACCACGACTTCCAG ACTATTttggagatgaagagagatgagTATGACTCCCTCCCAAACTGGAAACAAATCAGCCTGAAAAAAAGCAAAGGACtctattga